The genomic DNA GGCAAGCAGCTGGCAGATGAAACCTCGTTCCGGGAAGCCCTGTTTCTGGCCTGTGATGTGATAAAAAAGCGGCAGGCAGCGCAAATAGCACTGGTTTAAATAGGCGAAGTATTTTATTTGTCAGAAATATATTCTAATTTTGCATCTTGCAATAAAAAGTCGATGGAGAAGAAGCTAAGAGAGTATGAAATCGGCATTGCCAAGCTCAGCGACAAGACGCACACGTATGCGTTTGAACTGAACGATGCCTTTTTTGAGCTTTTCGGAAGTGAGCTTATACTTGGCGGCAACTTATTGGCAAATGTGACCCTGGATAAGACAGAGACGCTGCTTACCTTTCATTTTGACATTAAAGGGCACGTGCGCCTGACCTGCGACAGAAGCCTGGAAGAGTTTGACCAGCCGTTGGAAGTGCAGCAGACGTTCCGGATCAAGTATGGCCCGGAAAATGCTGAACTGGACGATGACCTGTGGCAGATTACCAGCGGCACGCAATCCATTAACATTGCCCAGCACTTGTACGATTATATCGCCCTGTCGCTGCCAATGAAAAAGTTGCACCCCCGTTTTGTGCAGGAAATGGCCGAAGAGGAGGAAGATGACAATGATATCCTGATTTATTCCTCCGGCACGCACAGCCAGGCGGGGGATGAAGACAGCGAGGACGGAGATGATGACGACGGGACAGATCCCCGGTGGGACGCGCTCCGCAACCTGAATTAAGAATTTTTAGAAGTATAAAAGTATAAACAGCAAGTAAATTATTTAACTAAAAATGGCACATCCTAAACGTAAGATCTCGAAGACCAGAAGAGATAAGAGAA from Pontibacter liquoris includes the following:
- a CDS encoding YceD family protein; translation: MEKKLREYEIGIAKLSDKTHTYAFELNDAFFELFGSELILGGNLLANVTLDKTETLLTFHFDIKGHVRLTCDRSLEEFDQPLEVQQTFRIKYGPENAELDDDLWQITSGTQSINIAQHLYDYIALSLPMKKLHPRFVQEMAEEEEDDNDILIYSSGTHSQAGDEDSEDGDDDDGTDPRWDALRNLN